Proteins found in one Paenibacillus borealis genomic segment:
- a CDS encoding Ger(x)C family spore germination protein, which translates to MMKALSRQMLVILVLAVQCLLLSSCLGYRDLDHIVFVTSILIDQDEEKNIIIYFETLNSIRNSSKEANQEERIVYKIATQNPGDALNRLETHTSAPVTLAHNKVILFTERFAASGLDQAFELFDRWQESSARTLLGVYTGSTDTFVRPNHEEEAMTGLYLYDMLGSKASVTSYGVKLNIREFMNQKLIGDHVNSMSVMNVSKDKDTEGQYYLDGLALIKDYKMVGRVGSEKSIYFNFLLDNEVSGNINTQNPEDRTKTVSLLLQNNRYHSRLDYKDGILRMNILLKLSTDVSVIQGKLQLNEENIAKLEQSMSAKIRADCLALFQEWKDKGTDIFDIQEKFERKYPKLAGRNIIENTELDVKVLVDINGTTTLRDAE; encoded by the coding sequence ATGATGAAGGCGCTCAGCAGACAAATGCTTGTTATTCTGGTGCTGGCGGTGCAATGCCTGCTGTTGTCCTCATGTCTGGGATATAGGGATCTCGACCATATCGTGTTTGTGACCTCGATTCTGATCGATCAGGATGAGGAGAAGAACATTATTATCTATTTTGAGACGCTTAACTCAATCCGCAACTCTTCCAAGGAAGCCAACCAGGAGGAACGGATTGTATACAAGATAGCGACCCAGAATCCGGGTGATGCGCTGAACCGGCTGGAGACCCACACCAGTGCCCCGGTTACTCTGGCCCACAATAAAGTGATCCTGTTCACGGAAAGGTTCGCGGCCAGCGGGCTTGACCAGGCCTTCGAGCTGTTTGACCGGTGGCAGGAATCCAGCGCGCGAACACTTCTTGGGGTTTACACAGGGAGTACGGATACCTTTGTCAGGCCTAACCACGAAGAAGAGGCTATGACCGGCCTGTATCTCTATGACATGCTGGGCAGTAAAGCGTCCGTGACTTCATATGGCGTCAAGCTTAACATTAGGGAATTCATGAATCAGAAGCTGATCGGCGATCATGTGAATTCGATGTCGGTGATGAATGTGTCCAAGGATAAGGATACGGAGGGGCAATATTATCTGGATGGCCTGGCGCTGATTAAGGACTATAAAATGGTAGGCAGAGTGGGCAGTGAAAAGTCAATCTACTTCAACTTTCTGCTGGACAACGAGGTATCGGGCAATATCAACACACAGAATCCCGAAGACCGGACGAAGACAGTGAGTCTTCTGCTGCAGAACAACCGTTATCATTCCAGGCTCGACTATAAAGACGGCATCCTAAGGATGAACATTCTACTCAAGCTGAGCACCGATGTATCAGTGATCCAGGGGAAACTTCAACTGAATGAAGAGAATATCGCAAAGCTGGAACAGTCCATGTCAGCGAAAATCAGAGCGGATTGTCTGGCGCTGTTTCAGGAGTGGAAGGACAAAGGGACCGATATTTTTGACATCCAGGAGAAGTTCGAACGTAAATATCCCAAGCTGGCCGGAAGGAATATCATTGAGAATACTGAGCTTGACGTGAAGGTGCTGGTAGATATTAACGGGACAACTACGCTTAGGGATGCAGAGTAA
- a CDS encoding spore germination protein, translating to MTVQAGELAAKLSGCFDFIKRDIVMNHTVITLFYIETICDSSYISQYIIEPLSQAEGDITSKEAVSRAIYASKFGEVSDLTVALEHLLSGDPVLIFEQMGYAIYFDARKIESRAIEKSQYEASLVGSNESFNELLVNNVSLIRKRMTTETLKIESHSLGKQSKTQVVLLYIEGTAPEDLVATVRQKMEAMENEFVLGAQYIAEALSPGKTLFDTIGYSEKPDAIVAKLFEGRISVIVNGTPFALTAPCFFFENLQSPDDYATNRLFVTLLRLVRFGSVLISLLLPGFYVALTTHHFSLIPSAFVFKLAVSRSGVPFPTVVEVILMFLFFELSREAGRRLPHQIGQALSIVGALILGDAAVGAGLASQATVVVTGIYAITSFINPRLTSAVSVWAVFSIIMSACFGLHGFYLGFILLIAHLASLRSCDYPYLFPLGTEKSFKAANLDVLVRGPLSKVSGPFLYRGRK from the coding sequence ATGACCGTACAGGCGGGTGAATTGGCCGCTAAACTAAGCGGCTGCTTTGATTTCATCAAGCGGGACATCGTAATGAACCATACGGTGATTACTCTTTTTTACATAGAGACGATCTGTGATTCCAGTTATATCAGTCAATATATTATCGAGCCGCTGTCACAAGCGGAAGGGGATATCACTAGTAAAGAAGCGGTTAGCCGGGCAATCTATGCCTCCAAATTCGGAGAAGTCAGTGATCTTACAGTGGCACTGGAGCATCTTCTGTCCGGAGATCCGGTGCTGATCTTTGAGCAGATGGGGTACGCCATTTATTTTGACGCACGCAAAATTGAATCACGTGCGATCGAGAAGTCGCAATATGAAGCCTCCCTTGTAGGCTCGAACGAAAGCTTCAATGAGCTGCTGGTCAACAACGTCAGCTTAATCCGCAAGCGGATGACCACGGAAACGCTGAAGATCGAGAGCCATTCGCTGGGCAAGCAGTCGAAGACGCAGGTGGTCCTGCTCTATATAGAAGGCACGGCTCCTGAGGATCTTGTGGCAACCGTCCGCCAGAAAATGGAGGCCATGGAGAATGAGTTCGTGCTGGGTGCACAATACATTGCGGAAGCTTTAAGTCCGGGGAAAACATTGTTTGACACCATAGGCTATTCAGAGAAACCGGATGCTATTGTCGCCAAGCTGTTTGAAGGGAGAATATCGGTAATCGTGAACGGGACGCCGTTTGCACTGACTGCGCCCTGCTTCTTCTTTGAGAACCTGCAGTCTCCCGATGATTATGCCACCAACAGGCTGTTTGTAACCCTGCTGCGGCTGGTGCGGTTCGGTTCGGTGTTGATCTCGCTGCTGCTTCCGGGGTTCTATGTTGCTTTGACCACCCACCATTTCTCGCTGATTCCATCGGCGTTTGTATTCAAGCTCGCTGTCTCCCGTTCGGGAGTTCCTTTTCCGACAGTGGTGGAGGTTATTCTGATGTTCCTGTTCTTCGAGCTCTCGCGTGAAGCGGGGAGGCGGCTGCCGCATCAGATTGGACAGGCACTCAGTATTGTAGGCGCTTTGATTCTGGGGGATGCCGCTGTAGGTGCAGGACTTGCTTCCCAGGCGACGGTTGTAGTGACCGGGATCTACGCCATCACGTCATTCATTAATCCCCGGCTGACCTCGGCGGTATCGGTATGGGCAGTGTTCTCCATTATAATGTCCGCTTGCTTCGGCCTGCACGGGTTTTATCTGGGTTTCATTCTTCTCATCGCCCATCTGGCTTCGCTGCGTTCCTGTGATTATCCTTATCTGTTCCCTCTGGGTACCGAGAAATCATTCAAGGCCGCCAATCTGGATGTTCTCGTCCGGGGTCCGCTGAGCAAAGTATCAGGTCCGTTTCTGTACAGAGGCAGGAAATGA
- a CDS encoding GerAB/ArcD/ProY family transporter produces the protein MNSKHLFFIICSLAIVTLKTFPSSFIKLGGRDTWIAMIIASVCILVYLWLILTINKRTKNYNLLDIYAKSLGKWGGGFFSCLFLLTILLTIFESAGAEASVIHSGFQLFTPVWVFIMVTAFATVYVVKKGIASVTITTIVVIFFISLSGMLLAFLTHKYKDMKYIYPIMEHGVTPDFLLATLKILGALSCITIMIPYLDSVRDKSKLIRHSTIALLFIIQMQIFSIISVITTFGPDRAVNLLFPKLTQTQIISAFGFLEAGELFVMLQVVAGWFIRYIVCFFALMELIRLSGLKIRFKEHYVCVLTIIFSYLFSRDLFDMFKLLDYLLYIQLANFLVIPLVLYSIYYFKKTPVQG, from the coding sequence ATGAATTCCAAACATCTTTTTTTCATCATCTGCAGTCTGGCTATTGTAACCTTGAAGACCTTCCCTTCGTCGTTCATTAAGCTTGGCGGAAGAGACACGTGGATTGCGATGATTATCGCTTCGGTGTGTATTCTGGTGTATCTGTGGCTGATTCTGACGATTAACAAGCGAACGAAGAATTATAATCTGCTCGATATTTATGCGAAGTCACTCGGCAAGTGGGGCGGAGGTTTTTTCTCATGTCTATTTCTGCTTACGATCCTATTAACTATATTTGAAAGCGCGGGGGCCGAGGCCAGTGTCATCCATAGCGGCTTTCAATTGTTCACTCCGGTATGGGTGTTCATCATGGTTACTGCGTTCGCTACAGTCTATGTGGTCAAAAAAGGGATTGCTTCCGTGACCATTACAACGATTGTGGTGATCTTCTTCATCAGCCTGTCCGGCATGCTGCTTGCCTTTCTGACGCACAAATACAAGGATATGAAGTATATCTATCCGATTATGGAGCATGGGGTAACCCCGGATTTCCTGCTCGCGACTCTGAAGATTCTCGGGGCGCTAAGCTGCATCACCATCATGATCCCTTACCTCGATAGTGTACGGGACAAATCGAAGCTGATCCGGCATTCAACTATTGCGCTGCTGTTCATTATCCAGATGCAAATCTTCTCGATCATAAGTGTGATCACGACCTTCGGGCCGGACCGGGCGGTCAATCTGCTGTTCCCCAAGCTGACCCAGACCCAGATTATCAGTGCCTTCGGCTTCCTGGAAGCGGGTGAGCTGTTTGTCATGCTCCAGGTGGTGGCCGGCTGGTTCATCCGCTATATCGTCTGCTTCTTTGCACTTATGGAGCTGATCCGGCTGTCAGGCCTGAAGATCCGGTTCAAGGAGCATTATGTCTGCGTGCTGACCATCATATTCTCGTATCTGTTCTCCAGGGATTTGTTCGATATGTTCAAGCTGTTAGACTATCTGCTCTATATCCAGCTGGCCAATTTCCTGGTCATTCCGCTGGTTCTCTATAGTATCTATTATTTCAAAAAGACTCCAGTTCAAGGTTGA
- a CDS encoding FAD/NAD(P)-binding protein, translating to MSLEALNERVKTDLSYLAYGGADWVRPLEHSEGHVYDVVIVGGGQSGLGAAFGLLRERISNILIIDENSDGLEGPWETYARMVTLRTPKHLTSIDLGIPSLTFRSWWEAQKGAAAWDEVGKIPRGDWMNYLRWYRKILKLPVINEVLLKLIEPGEDGIYRLQITGAGAPSRLLLARKVVLATGIQGGGEWHVPPMIADHLPGHLYAHTSQTIDIAALRGKRVAILGGGASAFDNANFILTEGVAEAHVFVRREQLPGVNPIRQMEGSGMIERFHALADEDKYAVISHFFHYNQPPTNDTFARAAAWPGFRLHLGSPWLSVAESGEGALVTTPKGEFSFDFLIVSTGLLSDPALRPELQQVEAHIARWSDRYTAPAGAANPLLDAHPYLSPGFALQSRDEAGRKLLHGLFVFNYSALASCGLSASAISGLKNAIPKLVCGVADQLFMDDREQILQAYYDYDEVEFTGS from the coding sequence ATGAGCCTGGAAGCCTTGAATGAACGTGTGAAGACCGATCTTTCCTACCTTGCTTATGGCGGCGCGGATTGGGTACGCCCCCTGGAGCATTCCGAAGGCCATGTCTATGATGTAGTCATTGTGGGCGGGGGGCAAAGCGGACTAGGAGCGGCTTTTGGCCTGCTGCGCGAACGGATCTCCAACATTCTGATTATTGATGAGAACAGTGACGGACTGGAGGGTCCTTGGGAAACCTACGCCCGGATGGTGACTCTGCGCACACCGAAGCATTTGACGTCGATCGATTTGGGAATACCCTCTCTTACGTTCCGGTCCTGGTGGGAAGCGCAGAAGGGAGCCGCAGCCTGGGATGAGGTAGGCAAAATTCCGCGGGGCGACTGGATGAATTATCTGCGCTGGTACCGGAAGATTCTGAAACTGCCGGTGATCAATGAGGTGCTGCTTAAGCTGATTGAACCTGGCGAAGATGGTATATACCGTCTGCAGATTACCGGAGCCGGGGCTCCATCAAGACTGCTGCTCGCCCGCAAGGTGGTGCTGGCCACAGGGATTCAGGGCGGTGGAGAGTGGCATGTCCCGCCGATGATTGCTGATCATCTGCCCGGACATCTGTATGCACATACCTCGCAGACGATCGATATTGCCGCCCTGCGCGGCAAGCGGGTAGCGATTCTGGGCGGCGGGGCATCGGCCTTCGATAATGCCAACTTCATCCTTACCGAGGGGGTGGCCGAAGCGCATGTGTTTGTCCGCCGCGAACAGCTGCCGGGCGTCAATCCGATCCGCCAGATGGAGGGTTCGGGCATGATTGAACGGTTTCATGCCCTCGCGGATGAAGACAAATATGCTGTGATCTCGCATTTCTTCCATTACAATCAGCCGCCGACCAATGATACCTTCGCACGCGCGGCGGCCTGGCCCGGCTTCCGGCTGCATCTCGGCTCCCCTTGGCTGAGTGTAGCGGAATCAGGAGAAGGAGCTCTGGTGACTACCCCTAAGGGTGAGTTCAGCTTCGACTTCCTGATTGTCAGCACCGGGCTGCTCAGTGATCCCGCCCTGCGGCCGGAGCTGCAGCAGGTTGAAGCCCATATTGCCCGCTGGAGTGACCGCTACACGGCGCCAGCCGGAGCAGCGAATCCGCTGCTGGATGCGCATCCGTATCTCAGTCCGGGGTTCGCCCTTCAGAGCCGGGATGAGGCAGGCCGCAAGCTGCTGCATGGATTATTCGTCTTCAACTACTCTGCACTGGCCAGCTGCGGGTTGTCGGCATCGGCCATATCCGGTCTCAAGAACGCGATACCGAAGCTTGTCTGCGGTGTGGCGGATCAGCTGTTCATGGATGACCGGGAGCAGATCCTGCAAGCTTATTATGATTACGATGAGGTTGAATTTACCGGCAGTTAA
- a CDS encoding UbiD family decarboxylase translates to MSYRNMEECIIDLEKHGHLIRIHEEVDPHLEMAAIHMKVYEAGGPALLFENVRGSKYRAVSNLFGTIERSKFIFRDTWQSSQDVIALRSNPMKALKQPFKYIGTALAARKALPLKKSGSVPAGFEEIQISDLPQIKHWQGDGGAFVTLPQVYSEDPDKPGIMNSNLGMYRIQLSGNEYEMNKEVGVHYQIHRGIGIHQSQANKRGEPLKVSCFIGGPPAHTLSAVMPLPEGLSEMTFAGLLAGRHFRYTYVDGFCISSDADFVITGEIHPGETKPEGPFGDHLGYYSLTHPFPVMRVHKVYAKRGAIFPFTVVGRPPQEDTAFGELIHELTGGAIQSEVPGVKEVHAVDASGVHPLLFAIGSERYTPYQQLKQPAELLTIANRILGTGQLSLAKYLFITAEEDRAVSTHDIEGFLTYILERINLHRDIHFQTNTTIDTLDYSGTGINSGSKVVFAAVGEQKRSLCTEVPEILQAQQSWGPAAMIMPGIVALQGKPFADYQSAAQEIAGLCAAVAEQGPLDSCPMIILCDDSRFMSEHLNNFLWATFTRSNPSHDIHGVNSSVEHKHWACDNVIIDARVKPHQAPPLIPDPEVQKNIQRVFAPGASLGGMRR, encoded by the coding sequence ATGTCATATCGTAATATGGAAGAATGTATTATTGACTTGGAGAAGCACGGACATTTAATTCGCATACATGAGGAAGTTGACCCGCATCTGGAGATGGCGGCGATCCATATGAAGGTCTATGAAGCGGGCGGCCCTGCATTGCTGTTCGAGAACGTCAGAGGCTCGAAGTACCGTGCGGTATCGAATCTGTTCGGAACGATCGAGCGCAGCAAATTCATCTTCCGGGATACCTGGCAATCCTCCCAGGATGTTATCGCTTTGCGCAGCAATCCCATGAAGGCGCTCAAGCAGCCTTTCAAATACATCGGAACCGCCCTTGCAGCCAGAAAAGCATTGCCGCTCAAGAAAAGCGGCAGCGTTCCTGCCGGCTTCGAGGAGATCCAGATCTCCGATCTTCCGCAGATCAAGCACTGGCAGGGAGACGGCGGGGCGTTCGTCACGCTGCCGCAGGTATATTCTGAGGATCCGGACAAGCCGGGCATCATGAACTCCAATCTCGGGATGTACCGGATTCAGCTTAGCGGCAATGAGTATGAGATGAACAAAGAGGTTGGCGTGCATTACCAGATTCACCGCGGCATCGGCATTCATCAGTCTCAAGCCAATAAACGCGGCGAGCCGCTGAAAGTGAGCTGCTTCATCGGCGGGCCTCCTGCGCATACGCTCTCGGCGGTGATGCCGCTGCCGGAGGGCTTAAGCGAGATGACCTTTGCCGGGCTGCTGGCCGGACGCCATTTCCGCTACACCTATGTGGACGGATTCTGCATCAGCAGTGATGCCGACTTCGTGATTACCGGAGAGATTCATCCCGGTGAGACGAAGCCGGAGGGACCGTTCGGGGATCATCTGGGCTACTACAGCCTGACTCACCCGTTTCCGGTGATGAGAGTGCATAAGGTCTATGCCAAGCGAGGGGCCATCTTCCCGTTCACGGTCGTCGGCCGTCCGCCGCAGGAAGACACCGCCTTCGGAGAATTGATTCATGAGCTGACGGGCGGGGCGATTCAGTCTGAGGTTCCCGGCGTTAAGGAAGTTCATGCCGTAGATGCTTCCGGTGTGCATCCGCTGCTGTTCGCGATCGGCAGTGAACGGTATACGCCGTATCAGCAGCTTAAGCAGCCGGCGGAGCTTCTTACCATTGCCAACCGGATTCTCGGAACCGGACAGCTTAGTCTGGCGAAATATCTGTTCATCACGGCAGAAGAGGACCGGGCGGTCAGCACGCATGATATTGAAGGGTTCCTGACGTATATCCTGGAGCGGATTAATCTGCACCGCGATATTCACTTCCAGACGAATACAACAATAGATACGCTGGATTACTCAGGCACAGGAATCAACAGCGGGAGTAAAGTAGTCTTCGCTGCGGTAGGCGAGCAGAAGCGGAGCTTGTGTACGGAGGTGCCGGAGATTCTGCAGGCGCAGCAGAGCTGGGGGCCGGCTGCCATGATTATGCCGGGCATTGTGGCGCTGCAGGGCAAGCCGTTCGCGGATTATCAGTCAGCTGCGCAGGAAATCGCCGGCCTGTGTGCCGCCGTTGCGGAGCAGGGCCCGCTTGATTCCTGCCCGATGATCATTCTGTGCGACGACAGCAGGTTCATGTCGGAGCATCTGAACAATTTCCTGTGGGCGACCTTTACACGGAGCAATCCTTCCCATGATATCCATGGGGTGAACAGCAGCGTGGAGCATAAGCACTGGGCCTGCGATAATGTCATTATTGATGCCCGGGTGAAGCCGCATCAGGCGCCGCCGTTAATCCCGGACCCTGAGGTGCAGAAGAATATACAGCGGGTATTTGCCCCCGGAGCCAGCCTGGGCGGTATGCGGAGATAG
- a CDS encoding low temperature requirement protein A — translation MIIKKVTWLELFYDLLFVAAVSKASHVLLHVEDETLSLETLGKFVLIFIPIWWAWVGQTLFVNRYGQDTVPQRIFLIIQLFFVLIMTASLSVDFDANYLPFLIGYLGLRLMTAVQYHYAHSRESGHLRNTARYLGTRFWIGLVISACSLFLDSWLRYAVLYAGIALDIILPLTGRRILVKTPANTHHLLERFSLFALILLGESVVSILAVLQSSTWTGQSVGFAALTFVLIIAMWWQYYDNLEKKVDMHIQTAGQTIIYGHLFIYLSLCMLAASIQLLFLNKLHYDLMLNLLFGSVLLYFASTTLVFHVYRHKQHRLGVKHLALLTALLVCFYVLDIIIQVPNVLIMGELALFFAVYARITT, via the coding sequence TTGATTATCAAAAAAGTAACCTGGCTGGAGCTCTTCTATGATTTGCTGTTTGTTGCTGCGGTCTCCAAGGCCAGCCATGTGCTGCTGCATGTGGAAGACGAAACCCTCTCTCTTGAGACACTGGGCAAGTTCGTACTGATCTTCATCCCGATATGGTGGGCCTGGGTAGGCCAGACGCTTTTCGTCAACCGCTATGGACAGGATACGGTGCCGCAGCGGATTTTTCTGATCATTCAATTGTTCTTCGTGCTGATTATGACAGCCAGCCTGTCTGTGGATTTCGACGCCAACTATCTGCCGTTTCTGATTGGCTACCTCGGACTCCGGCTCATGACCGCCGTCCAGTATCACTACGCCCATTCCAGAGAAAGCGGCCATCTGCGGAACACTGCACGTTATCTGGGAACACGCTTCTGGATCGGACTGGTCATCTCGGCCTGCTCCCTGTTCTTAGATTCATGGCTGCGGTATGCGGTGCTGTACGCCGGGATTGCGCTGGACATTATTCTCCCGCTGACCGGCCGGCGGATTCTCGTGAAGACTCCTGCCAATACCCATCATCTGCTGGAGCGTTTCTCCCTGTTCGCCTTAATCCTGCTAGGTGAATCTGTAGTCAGCATTCTCGCTGTACTGCAGTCCAGTACCTGGACCGGTCAATCAGTCGGCTTCGCCGCCCTCACCTTCGTGCTGATTATCGCAATGTGGTGGCAGTATTATGACAACCTGGAGAAGAAGGTTGACATGCATATTCAAACGGCCGGACAGACCATCATCTACGGACATCTGTTTATCTACTTGTCGCTATGTATGCTTGCCGCATCGATCCAGCTGCTCTTTCTGAATAAGCTTCATTATGACCTGATGCTGAACCTGCTCTTCGGCTCAGTCCTGCTCTACTTCGCTTCAACCACACTGGTCTTCCATGTCTACAGACATAAGCAGCACCGGCTTGGGGTTAAGCATCTGGCGCTGCTCACCGCCCTCTTGGTCTGCTTCTACGTACTGGATATCATCATCCAGGTTCCGAATGTGCTGATTATGGGCGAGCTGGCGCTGTTCTTCGCGGTCTACGCCAGGATCACAACCTAG